A window from Balearica regulorum gibbericeps isolate bBalReg1 chromosome 1, bBalReg1.pri, whole genome shotgun sequence encodes these proteins:
- the LOC142602135 gene encoding uncharacterized protein LOC142602135 isoform X2, translating into MRAGAGPAAGFLKERLVRSLFLLTGGPTGAFFNVVAFSSKVLKWCNCLVGCSLSSVTEAAAWVRSLRFEKGANAASGLAVAFEDPACQSVHLFTDLLPEQESEEICQLLTENELRPVHVVCLLGDSDDRERSKQKIMEKVTRQSGGSFQAIRLLPSEKVSSMSISHVQCCHTANKGPCGSLLARCPVTHFPVCAWNPDSLCMPLISSAKRNFIDSSPEASKFMRGARVLARREADGYYYLGHIAQESSRERFLIEFDKSRTLKGKVQLRMQETPLYDILHYEDARQQPLAPGDRVLAPWETRAERFGPGTVLKVMENKEARLGYNRRGVLVNFWNGQTKEVSSYQALRIPLPLSERIILELQMPLAARQMVVDSSLDYPYVVTPGYRASGHYRQGHTELDYWPRGLYSTQPCAKCSCRCTSLPHCCLEAWEPTRPTGCKVQQEDAFIPGASLTKEEVSKKIEEQLSEVRISSSESVSREEEKKEDKRLKTENISKDVQSCLEEDNGVIEPKKSPQREMAHAMVDTAVNTDSCLMETVYKEEVDSRQQDAETEADVKHKHGLFESRVAEAPIPHSQRSPSLGTSALVPFRRQSFFDRMNQSLEKDSLTIISALHVQRPHSTSSVQARRSINLLKDKSITKSIFNGASQERWKEMDFSRAKIEHERWQEKQRQLKREQQQETDGIRRQLRWDNQR; encoded by the exons ATGCGGGCGGGCgcgggccccgccgcggggTTCCTGAAGGAGCGCCTGGTGCGGAGCCTCTTCCTGCTGACCGGCGGCCCCACCGGCGCCTTCTTCAACGTCGTGGCCTTCTCCAGCAAG gtgtTAAAATGGTGCAACTGCCTAGTCGGATGTTCGCTCAGTAGCGTCACTGAAGCCGCAGCCTGGGTTCGATCCCTGAGGTTTGAGAAGGGCGCGAATGCTGCGAGCGGCTTGGCTGTGGCGTTTGAGGACCCAGCCTGCCAGTCGGTGCATCTGTTCACTGACCTACTCCCAGAGCAAGAGTCGGAGGAAATCTGCCAACTTCTCACGGAGAACGAGTTGCGTCCAGTACACGTTGTATGCCTTCTGGGAGATTCAGATGATCGTGaaagaagcaagcaaaaaataatggaaaaagtaaCCAGACAATCAGGGGGGTCCTTTCAAGCGATCAGACTCCTCCCTTCTGAAAAG GTAAGCTCCATGTCCATCTCGCATGTCCAGTGTTGTCACACAGCTAATAAAGGTCCCTGTGGCTCTCTGCTGGCAAGATGTCCAGTCACACA cTTTCCTGTTTGTGCTTGGAACCCAGATTCCCTTTGTATGCCCTTGATATCCTCAGCAAAAAGGAATTTCATTGATTCATCCCCAGAGGCTTCCAAGTTCATGAGGGGGGCTCGTGTGTTGGCAAGGAGAGAAGCTGATGGCTATTACTACCTGGGCCACATTGCCCAAGAG AGCTCCAGGGAACGCTTTTTAATTGAGTTTGACAAAAGTCGCACTCTGAAAGGCAAGGTACAGCTTCGCATGCAGGAAACGCCTCTCTATGACATTCTCCACTACGAAGATGCCAGGCAACAGCCTCTTGCTCCAGGAGACAGGGTCTTGGCGCCATGGGAGACTAGAGCTGAACGTTTTGGCCCAGGCACTGTGCTAAAGGTTATGGAGAACAAGGAGGCACGTTTAG GATACAACAGAAGGGGAGTGCTTGTGAATTTCTGGAATGGACAGACTAAGGAGGTGTCTTCTTACCAAGCTCTGCGGATCCCTCTGCCCTTAAGCGAACGCATCATCCTAGAACTGCAAATGCCTTTAGCAGCCAGGCAGATGGTGGTAGATTCAAGCTTGGATTACCCATACGTCGTGACACCAGGTTATAGAGCCTCAGGCCATTACAGACAGGGTCACACAGAGCTGGACTACTGGCCAAGGGGTCTGTATTCGACTCAGCCGTGTGCTAAGTGCAGCTGCAGGTGTACCTCGCTTCCCCATTGCTGCCTTGAAGCCTGGGAACCCACACGGCCTACAGGGTGCAAAGTGCAGCAGGAAGATGCCTTCATCCCAGGAGCAAGCTTGACTAAAGAAGAGGTCAGCAAGAAAATAGAAGAGCAACTGTCTGAAGTGAGGATTTCGTCTTCAGAAAGTGTTtccagagaggaagagaaaaaggaagataagagattgaagacagaaaacatttcaaaagatgTTCAGTCTTGTTTGGAAGAGGACAATGGTGTTATAGAACCTAAGAAG AGTCCTCAGAGGGAGATGGCTCATGCCATGGTTGATACTGCTGTCAACACAGACAGCTGCTTAATGGAGACAGTCTACAAGGAAGAAGTGGACAGCAGACAGCAGGATGCTGAAACCGAGGCTGATGTTAAACATAAACATG GTCTTTTTGAGTCCAGAGTGGCAGAAGCTCCAATCCCACATTCCCAAAGGAGCCCTTCTCTGGGAACCAGTGCTTTGGTTCCTTTCAGGCGCCAAAGCTTCTTTGACCGAATGAATCAATCACTAGAGAAAGATAGCCTGACCATCATATCAGCTCTACATGTGCAGAGACCACACAGCACCTCCAGTGTGCAGGCTAGGAGATCCATAAATCTTCTAAAAGACAAAAGCATTACA
- the NDUFB2 gene encoding NADH dehydrogenase [ubiquinone] 1 beta subcomplex subunit 2, mitochondrial: MLASLGRSAGRLLRAGSGVTGLRHAGGGVHIQPRYRQFPELTRSQVIRSELLSGFMWFWIFWHFWHSSDMVLGHFPYPDPSAWTDEELGIPPDDAE; encoded by the exons ATGCTGGCGTCGCTGGGGCGGTCGGCGGGGCGGCTGCTGCGGGCCGGGAGCGGCGTGACCGGGCTGCGGCA CGCGGGCGGTGGGGTGCACATCCAGCCGCGGTACCGGCAGTTCCCGGAGCTGACGCGGAGCCAGGTGATCCGGAGCGAGCTCCTCAGCGGCTTCATGTGGTTCTGGATCTTCTGGCACTTCTGGCACAGCTCGGACATGGTGCTG GGCCACTTCCCCTACCCCGACCCTTCGGCGTGGACGGACGAGGAGCTCGGGATCCCTCCGGACGACGCGGAATAG